GACGGTTGATGGCACATCCGGTGTGATCATCGCCCCGCTCCCGTTACTGCCCATATACAAGGGACTTCCCGGTGCCAGTCTCCTGGCTGAGATCCTGCTCCAGAAGTATGTGTATCATCTCCCCTTTTACCGCCAGGTACAGCAGTTGGGGCATCTGGGGGTGAAGATACCGGAGAATACGATCTCCGGCTGGTTCAAACCGGCCTGTGAGCTCCTGAAGCCACTCTACGAGGTACTGAAGAAAGAGATTATTGATACTGATTACCTCCAGGTGGATGAAACCACACTTCCGGTGATCAACAAGGAAAGTCACAAGGCAAAGAAAGAATACTTGTGGATGGTGAGAGCGGTCATGAAGAAACTGGTTTTCTTTTATTACAACGATGGTTCCAGGTCTCAGGAAACCGTGGGTACCTTACTGAAATCCTTTACCGGTTACCTGCAAAGTGACGGGTGGCAAGCTTACAATGTCTTTGACAAGGAGGATCAGGTGTGTCTCGTTGGCTGCATGGTCCACATAAGGCGCTATTACGAGAAGGCCTTGAATGAGAATAAGGCACTGGCAGAACATGCCCTGAAAGAGATCCAGCAGCTATACCGTATAGAGAGGATGGCCGATGAGCGAAACCTCCCGTTCGAGGAACGGGCCAAACTCAGGGAGGAACTTGCAGCTCCTATCATGAAGTCGCTTGAAGCCTGGATGGAGAAAACCTACCCGAAGGTCCTTCCCCAGAGCCTTATCGGTGAAGCCATCGGTTACTCCTACTCACTTTGGCCTCGAATGAAAAATTACCTGCTGGATGGGAGGCTGAAACTCGACAACAACATGGCTGAAAATGCCATCCGTCCCATTGCCCTGTCTCGAAAGAACTTCATGTTCTGTGGCAACCACGAGGCAGCCGGGAACACGGCCATAATTTGCTCCCTGTTGACCTCATGCAAGGAGCAGGGCGTGAACCCGCGGGAGTGGCTCATCGATGTTATAGGCAAGATGCCATATTACCAGAAACCGGGGAATGAAGAAAACCTGAAGAAGCTCTTGCCGCATTACTGGAAAAACGAAGGAAACTAGCGAATCACCAGTCAAAATCTAATAATGCTCTAATAAATGCCTATAGCCACTCTAATAATACGCTAACAATTTACTGGAGATCCAGTAACTGTCGGAATGAATAATCAGATCAAATCCGTGGGTGCGTATGCTCCGGAATAATCAAGAGGTAGTTGCTCGGGTGCTTACTGTTTTTCTAATTTGCACAACATTTGTAAAACTTCTATCCCAATTCACTATTGAACATATAAAAAACAGCTCCGAAAAATCGAAATGGTTTGTATGGAATATTGATGGATCAGATCTCTTTTTGAATTTATTGGATATTCCTGTCTTTCAATTCCATAAGCGGTGCGATTAAAAGTATAACAAATACTTTGCAGACAATCCACAGTTCAATTTCAATTCCATAAGCGGTGCGATTAAAAGCCATTGCCACTACGTTCGCCCAGGAGATATCCCCCTATTTCAATTCCATAAGCGGTGCGATTAAAAGTCAAATGTAGTAAAAGACTATCGTCTTGTTTCAGACATTTCAATTCCATAAGCGGTGCGATTAAAAGTATTCTTGCCTCTACGGCATTGATTTTGTTTGTAACATTTCAATTCCATAAGCGGTGCGATTAAAAGCGTGATCCTGTCCCGCTTCTCGCACTCCTCACATAGATTTCAATTCCATAAGCGGTGCGATTAAAAGTTGCCTCCCTCCACGCGGCCTAAGTTCACCTCTCTGATTTCAATTCCATAAGCGGTGCGATTAAAAGAGGTTAACTCTTTAAAAAAGGATGTTTGGGATGAGTATTTCAATTCCATAAGCGGTGCGATTAAAAGCGTGTTCTTGTTCTCTATCGCCTGTATTACCCGCATTTCAATTCCATAAGCGGTGCGATTAAAAGACCTGGAACTCATCGTCGTGCTCCTCTATCACATATTTCAATTCCATAAGCGGTGCGATTAAAAGTAGGGAGTTTAATATTGATGTTAAAACGAATATATCATTTCAATTCCATAAGCGGTGCGATTAAAAGATGGTAACTACCTTGATAGTCAATGAAATATTAAATCGATTTCAATTCCATAAGCGGTGCGATTAAAAGACATCCAAATCGAAAAAGGCAACAAGCCAACCGACATTTCAATTCCATAAGCGGTGCGATTAAAAGAAGCTCGATGCATACGACCCTTATGGCTTGTATAATTTCAATTCCATAAGCGGTGCGATTAAAAGAGAGATATGCAAAAAAATTACGTAAATGGGATTATCATTTCAATTCCATAAGCGGTGCGATTAAAAGAACATCCAAATCGAAAAAGGCAACAAGCCAACCGACATTTCAATTCCATAAGCGGTGCGATTAAAAGTCACTTGAAACAATCTTATCCGTCGTTATCCTGCATTTCAATTCCATAAGCGGTGCGATTAAAAGCACTACCAACCACGGTGTTGTTAACCTTCTGTTCTAATTTCAATTCCATAAGCGGTGCGATTAAAAGGAGAGATATTCCGACACGGCGACCGGGATTATTGATTTCAATTCCATAAGCGGTGCGATTAAAAGGAGAGATATTCCGACACGGCGACCGGGATTATTGATTTCAATTCCATAAGCGGTGCGATTAAAAGTTGATTACTACACTGATCCAAAGTGGATTGAAACCAATTTCAATTCCATAAGCGGTGCGATTAAAAGAAAGAACCAGTTCGGAATAGTCGAACTTCTTCATCTTATTTCAATTCCATAAGCGGTGCGATTAAAAGCACGTGAGATCATCATACCCATTTCAGAGGTAGTTGAATTTCAATTCCATAAGCGGTGCGATTAAAAGAATATATTGTTCGAGCGATAGCTCATTCCAATTACCATTTCAATTCCATAAGCGGTGCGATTAAAAGCGGTTGTGCTGATGATGGCGCAAAATAATCAATTACAATTTCAATTCCATAAGCGGTGCGATTAAAAGCTGTTACTACATTAGCTGCGATTATTGCTTCTGCTATATTTCAATTCCATAAGCGGTGCGATTAAAAGCAACCTTATCGTAACTTAGAAACTCTGCAATTGCATTTCAATTCCATAAGCGGTGCGATTAAAAGTTGCCGAAAAGACAGGGTTAAGTCAGAACCACATCTCCATTTCAATTCCATAAGCGGTGCGATTAAAAGGCTCCAAAAGAAGAGACAACCGATAAACCAGCCTAATTTCAATTCCATAAGCGGTGCGATTAAAAGCAAAAAGTGAATAAGTTATGAAAAAAGTATTATTCATTTCAATTCCATAAGCGGTGCGATTAAAAGAATGCAAACGATACGATCAGCCTGACTATAACGAGATTTCAATTCCATAAGCGGTGCGATTAAAAGTAATCTTCATCAAATGCCATTGCCCGTTGGACTTCATGATTTCAATTCCATAAGCGGTGCGATTAAAAGTGATTGACGCGGAGTTTAACATCGCACTTGAAAGGACATTTCAATTCCATAAGCGGTGCGATTAAAAGAATTCCGAAGCCCAACTCAACCCATACATCCAAAAAAATTTCAATTCCATAAGCGGTGCGATTAAAAGAAACAACGCCGACTTGTGGTTATGTGCCGGGCTTAAATTTCAATTCCATAAGCGGTGCGATTAAAAGCCGCTTTGTACGTTCTCGAAATAGTAGCAATCGTATTTCAATTCCATAAGCGGTGCGATTAAAAGTGGAAAAGAAATGACGGTTAAAGGGTTTTCTATTAAATTTCAATTCCATAAGCGGTGCGATTAAAAGACAGCAAGGCAGCAACTCATAGATAGGCCAGTCCCATTTCAATTCCATAAGCGGTGCGATTAAAAGACAGCAAGGCAGCAACTCATAGATAGGCCAGTCCCATTTCAATTCCATAAGCGGTGCGATTAAAAGTTAAAATCCATCCCCCATACTTCCAATTAAAATCAATTTCAATTCCATAAGCGGTGCGATTAAAAGGGGGATCCGGGTGAACTGTGTCTTTCCGGCTTAAGGATTTCAATTCCATAAGCGGTGCGATTAAAAGCGGAAAACAAATTTAATCCTGACGACTATGAGTGTTATTTCAATTCCATAAGCGGTGCGATTAAAAGTTGCGCCATCAAGTTGTTATTTTTCACATTATATTCGTATTTCAATTCCATAAGCGGTGCGATTAAAAGGTTTTCATCTATTCTTTTTTTGTCCGATTAATTCATATTTCAATTCCATAAGCGGTGCGATTAAAAGTTACTGTAAAAAAATTGAACGAAGTATCAATATTGAATTTCAATTCCATAAGCGGTGCGATTAAAAGATAACTAGAATTATTGAAAAGTATGAAACAACATTATTTCAATTCCATAAGCGGTGCGATTAAAAGCATTGCTGCAAGCTTGAATATGAAGATATGGCTAATAATTTCAATTCCATAAGCGGTGCGATTAAAAGAATAATGCCACTATCGCAACGATAGCACACAGACAAATTTCAATTCCATAAGCGGTGCGATTAAAAGCCATAAAAAAGAATACGATATGATTAGTGATGACATTTCAATTCCATAAGCGGTGCGATTAAAAGGATTGTAACCGTAACAGGAGATATCATACTTAGCAGATTTCAATTCCATAAGCGGTGCGATTAAAAGCGCATAGATTTATTGATAGCGAGGAGGATTTTGAGATTTCAATTCCATAAGCGGTGCGATTAAAAGGTGGCTTGTCTCCTGGCATCGAATGAACGCAAATAATATTTCAATTCCATAAGCGGTGCGATTAAAAGTTACCCTTTCATCTACTGGCAACTGGTGAACGTAATTTCAATTCCATAAGCGGTGCGATTAAAAGTATCAAGTTGATTACGCATTTGACGTAGTACGTTCATTTCAATTCCATAAGCGGTGCGATTAAAAGTCAGCAAGCACAGGCAGAGGCACAGGAGATAGCGCATTTCAATTCCATAAGCGGTGCGATTAAAAGCTTGACTTCTCCGACGAAGGTGAAAGTATTTTCGACATTTCAATTCCATAAGCGGTGCGATTAAAAGTAATTAAGCAAAGCAAGTTATGGGAGATGATGGAGATTTCAATTCCATAAGCGGTGCGATTAAAAGGGCCACCGCCAGTGTAGTTATTAATCATAAATTTATTTCAATTCCATAAGCGGTGCGATTAAAAGCTTCAAGGCGGTAATAGCGAACCTTGACGGAACATTATTTCAATTCCATAAGCGGTGCGATTAAAAGTCGAGATAGGAGATTTCACAACCGGGCCTCTTGGTGCATTTCAATTCCATAAGCGGTGCGATTAAAAGGCGGAGTGAACCTTCTTGACGGAACAAGTAACGAAATTTCAATTCCATAAGCGGTGCGATTAAAAGGCGGTATAACTGGAGGAAGCACGGGTACTGGAACAGGATTTCAATTCCATAAGCGGTGCGATTAAAAGTCTTCCGCAATATACTTGCTCCTTAACCCTTCTCCAATTTCAATTCCATAAGCGGTGCGATTAAAAGCTGCGATTAAAGGCGTACCAGTGCCCCGCTGGTGTCATTTCAATTCCATAAGCGGTGCGATTAAAAGCCCCCTCGGGAATAGTCACCCCATCAAGTGCCACAATTTCAATTCCATAAGCGGTGCGATTAAAAGAAATAAAAGGTCGCTCCGTACCCTCAACATCAATTACATTTCAATTCCATAAGCGGTGCGATTAAAAGATTGAAGATTGTTTCAAAAGGGCAAGATATGATTATTTCAATTCCATAAGCGGTGCGATTAAAAGAGTCTCTTGGATTGTCAGGTAGATTGTCGGATACGAATTTCAATTCCATAAGCGGTGCGATTAAAAGCCGTTAATAACAGCAAAAAATACAGCTGATGCTCAGCTGTTTGATGAATATAAGATTGTTTTTTTAGTGTAAAAAGTTGTCGATAGTCAATAGTAAGAAAACTGCCGACTACCGACAACCTATTTTATATCTTGATTTTCAATATGTCAAAGAACTTAAGATCGGATAACTAGTGGTGAATTTTTCAAAAAAGTAAGTTTCGACAACAGATTATAAGAAAACATCGATACTACTACGCTCTTTTCCAATTATTTGTTTGTCAAGAAATTTATTAGTAGGACTCGAAAAAACAATCAAACTATCATCCTCTTCTTTTTTCATAATTTTCTCTGCTTTTAAAATTAGCTCTTTTAGGCGAACTTCGGAAATTTCTCCCTCAAAAACGGAATTTTGAATCCAATTCAAATACTTTCGACAAAGTCTAAGCATTTTGCCCACACGTTTTTCTCCTATATCATAAACTAAAATAACGTACATAAAAAACACTTTATTACCACCACATCTTAAATGGCTTGTATTCTTCCATTCCCAACAAATGCTTACTCAGTTTATAGCATTCCAACTTGACGAGATGTTTGTAACTCACTTTTCGTTTTAACGAACGGTGCTGGATAGTCTCAGATAAGCGCTCATCAAAAGCTTTTACGAAAATCTTTTTGCCTGTCGGGTTGAGTAAGCAGCGATTGAGTTTATTATCAAAATGCTTTTCCCGCAATTCCCTTTTATTCAGCAGTCTGAAAATAACTCTATCGACCAAAATTGGTTTGAAAATTTCCGAAATATCCATCGAAAGTGAATAACGTCTTTCTCCAGGTGTATGCAGATAGCTTATCGTAGGATTAAGTTGAGTTTGATGAATGGCACGCAAACATTGACTATAGCACATCATATTTCCAAACGATATAAGCGCGTTTACCTCGTTACGGGGCGGCATTTTGCTTCGTCCATCCATACTGAAATCATTCAGTATCAAATCAAAGCCTTTGTAATATATCTGTCTGACATTGCCTTCAATACCCATGATTGCGTCCACCGCATTTAAATACGGAAGTTGTGAAGTATATTCTTCAATTTTTTCTATTAAACCATCGAGATCTTTGCCACGTGTGTTGTAATACCGTAGGTTTTTGGTCATATTAAACGAAGCTCCTTCCACAAATTTGCGAGCCAGTTCAATGCGTTTCTTTTTATTTTGATAAACAGAAGTTTGCGCCAAAATCATTCGCCCCGAGAGCAAACTGTCGCGTGGCATAAACGATCCGGTATAGTTTTCGTAATAATCAAAAAAATGAACGGCTATACCTTTTTGCCCCAGAAAATTATATAACGAACTGTTTGCCCTAAGCGAGCCGAAAACATAAAACTCCATGATATCTTCCACCGGAAGATAACGCGGTTGGCCGGATTTCAGCATTTCTCCATTACCATCTTCCTCAAACGGAGTAAACTTAAGCGTGTTATCCTTTCGCTCTAATGTGCCGGGATTGAATAAATAATAGGTTTTTTTCATTATTCGGTTTCTCTCACGTAGCAAAATTCATAATAACTGCAACTGCGGCAAATCTTAGCATTGATTACCGGTGGACATTCATCAGAATAAATGATTTTTTCGATATCTTTTTCCATTTCCAATATTTTTTTGCGGTCTTCGTCGGTCATAACCACTTGGGATGTATGGCGCAGGGCAGGATATTCCAAGATTCCCGTAACGCCTTCGACACCGTTCCGCTCCAACACGTGGATGTAATATTTCACTTGCCATTCGTGTGCTCGCTCCACCTTATCGGAGCGTTTGATTTCGTGAATTACCTTGTTGCGGGCATCATAAAAATCAATTTTTATCCCGTCCATTTCCAGCTCCTCGTACCTTTCCGAACGTTGCGGATAACTGGTTTCCTGTATCAACTTGCCGTCGTACACCAAGTCGGATGTGTGCTCCATATTGATGCCGTTAGCAAAAAGCCAAAGTTTTCGCTTGCAAACTTGATAGTAATTGAAATGGGTGCCGGTGGGGTGCATTTTGCTCTTTTTTTATTGATTAGCGGAATAAAGGCGATAAAATCTCTTTCATTGCCGGACGATTCTTGTATGTGTTAAGAAGTTCCTCTTTCAAAACTTTAGCCGCAAACAAGCCATTTTTTAACTTACTCATTTCTTTCAAATATTTCTTAGTATCTTCGTAAATATTTCGGCCTGTTCTTTGAGCATATTTAACGATGGAGTCTCGATAAATATCAATAAGTTGCGGAGAAAAGCCGTCTTGAAGATATTTGGCATATCTACTTGTTACAGAGATATCGTTTGCATCTTTTACTTCGATAAAAAGTTCTCCCCACATTTTCTCTTCGATGTAAATATTGGCTAAATCATACGAGAAGTGGTAATGCCATGCGTTTGTTTTTCTCCGTTTTTTCAGTTCATCGATTATCGATGCCAACTCTGCGCTCCATTTTGCTTTTTCTACGGTTCGTTTATATATACGGTAATATTCCATAGATTCTGAATGATTTAAAAACATGCTTCTTGCCAAATAATGGAGCTCGTATTGCATGTTTTGTTCTTGATAGATTTGAAGCAGCAGATTATTCCAGTTTCGGGTAACGCCGGCAAGATTCTCTTGCTCCGATATTCCAATTCCTTCTTTGATACACGCAATTGCTTTAAAGAAGTCTTTTTGTTCGAGTAACTGATTTACCTTTATTTTCCGGATATCGGACAGTTGCAAATTCTCTTCGATCAATAATTGAGCTTCTTCTGTTTTTTCTTGTTTTTCAAGTAATGCTAATTTGTGCATTAGAAACTTGTTATACCTGTATTTAGAACTCCAGTCGGTTCCCTTTTCATATTGCGATAACTGTTCATCGATAAACCGAGATGTCGATTCTGTGTATGGTGAATTACTCCCCAGCTCGAAATAAATGGATTCTAATCCTTCATCGCAGCCGTAATCGCTGTAATCCGGATTTTTCATTTGTTTGCTAAGCCATTCGAAAACCAAGTTTTCGAGTGTTTCGTTTTTACACTCGTGAAAAACATTTTCAATATTCCGGAACGCGTCATAAATAAGTCCTCCAATCCATCCGCTTGAGTCGTCCAGGTTTTGAATATAATCGATGTATACTTCGCACATGGCTGCGCTAATGCTGAACGATTCCTCAAATTTGGCTTTTTTTCTAGTAGAAATCGCTTTGTCTGATAAATTGGATATTAAATGAGAAACACCATATACGTCTTGGTAGTGGATAAATCCGAAATCATCGGAAGCAGAACTGAAAATGTTGTTTACAATTTTCTTGTATTTTTGAATATCCACCCTGTCAATTGGCGTTGCGTATTTTATCATTATCGTGTTTATCAGGCTTTCATCATCGGTAGCATATTCGATCAGGAAAGCTTGTAGCTCTTCTTTCGATAATTTTTCAATAATTTGTCTCCACTCCGGCTTTTTTTGTTTTTTTGTTGCGGTTGGTATTTCGAGAAATTCCTCCTCTTCCTCTATATACATTAACACGGCGGCAATGTGTTTACAATAACCTTCGTAATCGTATGGGCAAGTGCAAGATAATTCTGTGTAATCGTTATCGTTCCAGGCAATTTTTACTTTGTATGGATAACTACCTTCCACTTTACAGGAAATACCGTTTTGGGAAAACTGCACATTTTCAACATAATCCACATATTCGTAAGCTCTTTTTAATGATTGAGCAGAAAAAAGATGTTCGTAGAGGGGAAGCGTTTTTTTTGCTTTAGTCATTGCCCGTATTGTTTTCTTAAATACTTTATATTTTTTCAAAAGCCTCACATTGGAAATTTTCCAACTCTTCCATCAATTGTGTGGCCACATTATTCTCTAACCATCGAAACTTGAAATCGAACCAATCTTGCCGATGGTCGCTG
This portion of the Petrimonas sulfuriphila genome encodes:
- the cas4 gene encoding CRISPR-associated protein Cas4, whose protein sequence is MHPTGTHFNYYQVCKRKLWLFANGINMEHTSDLVYDGKLIQETSYPQRSERYEELEMDGIKIDFYDARNKVIHEIKRSDKVERAHEWQVKYYIHVLERNGVEGVTGILEYPALRHTSQVVMTDEDRKKILEMEKDIEKIIYSDECPPVINAKICRSCSYYEFCYVRETE
- a CDS encoding SWIM zinc finger family protein, translated to MTKAKKTLPLYEHLFSAQSLKRAYEYVDYVENVQFSQNGISCKVEGSYPYKVKIAWNDNDYTELSCTCPYDYEGYCKHIAAVLMYIEEEEEFLEIPTATKKQKKPEWRQIIEKLSKEELQAFLIEYATDDESLINTIMIKYATPIDRVDIQKYKKIVNNIFSSASDDFGFIHYQDVYGVSHLISNLSDKAISTRKKAKFEESFSISAAMCEVYIDYIQNLDDSSGWIGGLIYDAFRNIENVFHECKNETLENLVFEWLSKQMKNPDYSDYGCDEGLESIYFELGSNSPYTESTSRFIDEQLSQYEKGTDWSSKYRYNKFLMHKLALLEKQEKTEEAQLLIEENLQLSDIRKIKVNQLLEQKDFFKAIACIKEGIGISEQENLAGVTRNWNNLLLQIYQEQNMQYELHYLARSMFLNHSESMEYYRIYKRTVEKAKWSAELASIIDELKKRRKTNAWHYHFSYDLANIYIEEKMWGELFIEVKDANDISVTSRYAKYLQDGFSPQLIDIYRDSIVKYAQRTGRNIYEDTKKYLKEMSKLKNGLFAAKVLKEELLNTYKNRPAMKEILSPLFR
- the cas1b gene encoding type I-B CRISPR-associated endonuclease Cas1, coding for MKKTYYLFNPGTLERKDNTLKFTPFEEDGNGEMLKSGQPRYLPVEDIMEFYVFGSLRANSSLYNFLGQKGIAVHFFDYYENYTGSFMPRDSLLSGRMILAQTSVYQNKKKRIELARKFVEGASFNMTKNLRYYNTRGKDLDGLIEKIEEYTSQLPYLNAVDAIMGIEGNVRQIYYKGFDLILNDFSMDGRSKMPPRNEVNALISFGNMMCYSQCLRAIHQTQLNPTISYLHTPGERRYSLSMDISEIFKPILVDRVIFRLLNKRELREKHFDNKLNRCLLNPTGKKIFVKAFDERLSETIQHRSLKRKVSYKHLVKLECYKLSKHLLGMEEYKPFKMWW
- a CDS encoding IS66 family transposase, with the translated sequence MDQMQAVELLIQSQAEQIRQLTEANAKLSGQLTGMQQRMDKLLAQIAWFTRQFYGRKSEKLSQLDPGQLSLFETIADEEERLAEIEAARATAEKQIEEQAPARKKERSNRKMLEGLPVVEVVLEPEELDLNKYKRIGEERTRTLEFEPGKLYVKELVRPKYALKDNTAPTVDGTSGVIIAPLPLLPIYKGLPGASLLAEILLQKYVYHLPFYRQVQQLGHLGVKIPENTISGWFKPACELLKPLYEVLKKEIIDTDYLQVDETTLPVINKESHKAKKEYLWMVRAVMKKLVFFYYNDGSRSQETVGTLLKSFTGYLQSDGWQAYNVFDKEDQVCLVGCMVHIRRYYEKALNENKALAEHALKEIQQLYRIERMADERNLPFEERAKLREELAAPIMKSLEAWMEKTYPKVLPQSLIGEAIGYSYSLWPRMKNYLLDGRLKLDNNMAENAIRPIALSRKNFMFCGNHEAAGNTAIICSLLTSCKEQGVNPREWLIDVIGKMPYYQKPGNEENLKKLLPHYWKNEGN
- the cas2 gene encoding CRISPR-associated endonuclease Cas2, with product MYVILVYDIGEKRVGKMLRLCRKYLNWIQNSVFEGEISEVRLKELILKAEKIMKKEEDDSLIVFSSPTNKFLDKQIIGKERSSIDVFL